The Larus michahellis chromosome 9, bLarMic1.1, whole genome shotgun sequence genome contains the following window.
ACACAACCAGTTTGAGTCTTAAATTTTAGTGGCTAATTTTGGCAAGATCAGCCCACGCTGCAGGCAGCTCACTGAAATTACAGCAGAGTGGGATGCGATACCAGTAGCTTCGCACAGCTCATCCATTTGTTCTTACTCAGAAATGCTGCTTGCATAGCCAGGGCTGGCACACGGGAAATCCTGCGTGGAAGCTGAAACGCTGTTTGATCCTCCTCTCCTCCGCTCCACGAGTGGAAGGGGGAAGAGCTATGCAGACGTATTCTCCAGCGTATTCACCACTGGGATCGGTTGCCTCATTTCACATGGGGCTACTCAGCAATGTCACAGGAGGAGGTAAGGGCTGAGCTGTCAGTGGAGCAGGGACATCACTTCCCTTCTAGGCTGAAATCGGTCCTCTAGAGATAGcgagagaagagaaggagagcCTAGGGGGACAGATATGAGGGGAAAGGTTGGGGCGTTACGTGGTGAGGGCTTGAGAAGCAGATAATGGAGGTGAGGTAGGAACTGAGCAAATGCTGGAACCCAAAAGGATGAAATCTGATGGAAGAGAGAGGCTGCAGAAAGGAGGGCTACCAATGGGCATTTGGAGTggctctgcagcagagctgagaacCCAGAGAGATAGAAAGTACGGACCCTTTTGCAAAAAGTGGCACttcgtggggaaaaaaaggggaaggcAATTAACCTGTCATCTTCTGGGTGTGTTCTGTTGCTAGCAAAGCCACAGCATCGTCCCAGATGTCTGTCTAGGAACTGTAGGGCAATCTGGGCACACTAGTGTAAGGTTAGCATCTCTCCCCATTTTGCCATTGAAGTTACTTATTGAAATCCAGTTTCTAAGATCGTTGCTAAACTTCATGCTTACAGAGAAAGATCTCTTCAGAAATGTATTCATGCATTGGAAGTGTACTGCCCCTCATTTTCACTGGAGATAACTGCATAGTTTTAACAGCGCTTCAGTCTGCACCGCTGCTGTTTCTGTAAAGGTCATTATGTCCACTTTCACAAAAGGAAActtgtgaagaaagaaaactatatTTGCATCCcgttttcctgaggaaaaaaaaatactttgttaacCTGGTTACGTAATTTTCCCCGTTCGACTTTTCAAACTATGAAGGAAAATTTTTTCGGACTCATTATCAAGCCATAACTCCGGCAAGCAGCTCTCCCCTAAcaagcagcagcttccagaacTGCACAGCTAAAGAATTGTAGAGACCTTCCACACAGCAGCTGCCGACACACTTTCCCTGTTAAACAAATCTCTTTaagtgtaactgaaaaaaatctccttcTCTCTCACCTAGACACACTATGAAAAGAATTTCTTAATAGATGTCAGCtgaaggatttaaaaacaaacctaaaagaTCTACAGCAATAACGATTTTTAAGTTGGTACTGGTGAGGCAAAATAAAATCTAGTCACTAAATAAATTCCACTAGGAAAGCTAAGGAAATGTAAAGCAACAGCAACCTCTGTAAAATATGGCTGTGCTACCAAAGCAAACACGTTAAGACAGTCTGAGactgaaacagtaaaaataagcaAGATAAAATTACTAAAAGAATCATTTCTCTACCTCTTGTTTGCAAACActagaaaattgaaaacatttttgtaggAAAAATCAGCAGTTTTCTGAGCAAAAACCCTGTAATTGGTTCTGGTTCACTAGAGAATCATAAATAATAATATCCTAGCTGCAAGAGTGCCAGATAAAACATGGTACTTGCTTTGCAGGCAATACTAAAATCATACCTAGAAAGAGTTAATAACTTTACTGTAAAATAATACTTATACTTTTCTTAAGGTTTCAGTAATAGATGCTTTTAATTACCCAGGGAAAGGAGCCATAATAAGACAATCACTACTGGAAGCTTTCGCACAAGTACCTCACTCAAAGATGGATGCTATTCCAGTCAAACGTTCCAAGTTCAACTAATGCGATACCATTTCGCCTCCTCCTTCTTGAAGTGAGACCATTTTGAAGACTGATTCTGCAGCAGTTCATTGTAGCACTTCAGTTTTAAACCTGATCTAATGAACAGCCATAGATGCTATGGACTCTAAACATAAAGAATTGACATGTTAGCATATTAATGTACTCAGATGTCACATAAATCATTAGCAGACAGTTTACTGAATGACTCAGATAGCTGGCAATATACACGCAAAGCCTCTTTAGCTCTTAAATATAAAGCAACTTCCTTTTGGCAAAGTCCTGATTAGAACAACATTGATTGTAGTTATTTATAGCTCAAATGCTATTGCTGAAAATTTCTCAAAGTTGTAGATACTGTATTATTAACTATAGTAAAGCTCTAAAAATCAGTCAGCAGAGGCCACTTCAATCTCCGCATGATAATAAAGGATTATTATGTGCAGTAACCTatttatgaaaaggaaacagTGTGCTTCTTTCAGACTCCATCAATTGCTTTAATAAGGAATTGAAAAGCCTGGCCTACTTTATATGCAGATCACCATCCCAGTTGCATAAGGATTTACAAtagacaaaacaaaactgtttttgttGTAAATAAGGGCTGTTTGTTTAAATGGCACAATAATGTTTGCatctaaaaattatttagaagCTAATAAGGCTTAATAAAGTTTGACTGTGTACTTGTTAATAAAAATGGTTTCAATATTCTCCAGGAAGGAACTGTAAATCGAAGGTGATAACGCAAAGCTTGAAGTAAAACAGGCCTGAGTTAAGGGGAAAGGAGACGACTTACTGCGTTTGTTCACTGCGGGGCTTAAGAAAACCAATGTTGAGAATGGAATTCAGTTAACTTGAAACGTTTTATAAAATTTAAGATAAGGAACTTAATTGTACTTTTCTCTGGTAGATTAGAATTATTGCAGTATTACTTTTGCTTTAGAGACTGAAAACTTGACGTAGTTCAGGCTCCTGAAAGTTAGTGTGACGCACATACTGATTTCTGCTACCTCGAGTTGGAGGGCTCCGGAGACCCAGGTTCAAATTTTACTTTTGGCATTGGTTCATTTGCCTGTATGTTAATAAATTTAATGAGGTGTGGGATGACCCCTGCTGGTGTccctgcttattaaaaaaaaaataaaaaaaaaaaatgtatctggcAGGAAAAGGACATGTTAATTGCAGTCCAAAAAAGTTACAAATATAAACTCTGTcacaaaatgtataaaaataccTAATTTGATGCATAAAATATTATGAGTAATGTTCTCTTAAGTATGAAAATAATCTTAAACCACTGAACATTACTGTGTTAGAGCTGCAACGCCACATATTAAGGAGGACATTAATTGTTCAGTTCACTGTGATATTATGTTAAACGTCTTTTATTAATGAGCTGTTACTCCCAGCTGAGGCATTTGATAACCTCTAGTCCATTGCTAAATCCTCTCAGTGAATCACTCTAAACAAACCTAGAGGGAAAAAATACCCCAATAATTTACATTTGAGTCTGTAAGGTCCTAGAACTAGATTCATTTAAAGAAGGGCACCTTTCCTAGAAATCAAACCTTCTGATTTAATGCAGCTGACATACAGAtctattttacaattttttttttaatttcaaaaatacaACACATTAAAATAGGTTCAATTTATCAAAGCTAAGAGCAACAATTAAGTAATAATGTACTTAAAGTGCAAAGGCACTTTAACACAAAAAAGTGACGCCCAGTGGCTATACTTGGTAATTGAAACAGCAGTACTGTATATTATTATTTACAAAAGAAAGTCAtagtccaggaaaaaaagatctttggAGATCTTCTACATAATACAATAAGTTTCCACTttgacatgaaaagaaaaaaaaaaaccaacagaaaactcaAAAGACCCCCTTCCTCATTTCCTTCAATTAGAGAAGAATTATGCAAGATCTATTACAGAAACATACATTTGCAGTGACAGTTCCTACAGAAGGGTCAAAAGGAGAGAGAGCCAGAAATAACTTAAAGGGAACGTTGCAAAAGCAACACCATCTCCCTGCTATGCTGTAAGGGTTCCATttctctctcactccctctctaATTTAAAAAGTGGAAATGTTGGGAATGCGACAAATGACATCAGCACTGAGTTCAGACTCAATCAAACGTGATGCTGAGCTCATTTAAAAATTTTgtctcccacctcccccctcACAGCTGACTGATTGCAGTTTGTTTTTCCAGAACTTCGAGGTAGTCTGGTTCTGTTTGTAGCTTTCCTTGGAGTAAAGGATGCTCGGGTTTAGActgttctgcaaaatattttctgggaGTTCCAtataaaacagttttatttatcCTGTCCTGGTTTTGGCGTCTTGATTCATATGAAGGGGCAAACTGCCTTTTGGGTAAGGTGCAAAAGTTATAATGAACTAATCCTCCGGCGGGGAGTTCCTTGACCCTTTCTGCAATATTTTGATACAGAAGCTCTGGTTCCCTCGGCGAGGATTGCTTTTCCAGTAATTCAGCTGCACTGATTGTAAATGCGAGACTGGTGGGGTCTTCCTTTTTGTGGTCAAGATTGCTATAGCTAAACTCATGGAGATTCCTGTAATAGGCAACTGGATCCCCTTCCTTTTGCATGTAGATGGGGTTTTGGCACATCTGTCCAACAGGAGGGGGAATGTAGTTATAAACATGTCCTTCAGTTTTATCGTGGGTCTCGGTGTTGTAAGACCCATACTGGAGCTGAAATGAACTTATATCTAAGTTGTTTGCGCTGCTGGGCATGCTTTGCACCCCCTTCCGGCGCTTAAGGACAAAGACAAACAGGCCTGCCCCAAAACAGACTGACAAAATAAACACAACCAGCAAGCCTAAAATTAAGACAGACAGCGGAACTTCAGTGTGTATTTCCGGGTAGGAGCTGGGCGAGACACCAAGGAGATGGGGCGTATCTGTATTcatggagaggagagaagaatCTGACAAGTTGGGGTTCTCTGGGCAGATGGCTTCTTTGCTCAGGAATTTCAGATGCTCTCCGGAGTGCTTGGTGGGAGACTCGCATATGACTTCATTGATAACTACAGGGGGATTTGACTGCTGGTTGTTCTGGTTAGTGACTTGCTCTATCCAGTTCCTCAGCCCCAGGATGTCACATGTGCAGTCCCAAGGGTTCTCCTGGAGGTCTATCTGAATTAGCGCCGAGAGCTGGTCCAAGACTCCTCTCACAGGCAGGTGTGAGAAATGGTTGTTTCTAAGGTTGAGTCTGGTGAGGGAAGTGCCGCCAAAGACGTTGTCAGGCAAGGATCTGAGCAGGTTGTTATTAAGAAATAACAGATGAAGATTACTCAGAGTATCAAAGGTGCGTGGCAGGATCTCCTTAATGACATTGTACTCTAGGTAGAGATATTGCAGGCTGTGCAGCCCGTCGAACATAGATGGGTACAGAATCTCAAGGTAGTTGCCATTAAGATAAAGTCTACGTAAACTTGTGAGGTTTTTAAAGGCACCTTCTTGTATCACTGCAATTCTGTTATTTCCTAGGTGTAACAAATCCAGAGAGCTGTACTCTACGAGATCAGTTCTATAAATGACTTGCAGATAGTTACTGGTAAGATAAAGTTTCTTTGGACTGGTTGGCCTAGGGTGGAGATCGGAGATGTTACTTATCTTTTTCTCTTGGCAGTTCACGTTTAAGCCGTTGTCTGAGCTCTGTGAAGTACAGATGCAGCCAGCTGGGCAGGTGATGGGCACAGGAGACTTTGTCTGGTAAACCATGATAGGTCCGAATATTTG
Protein-coding sequences here:
- the SLITRK2 gene encoding SLIT and NTRK-like protein 2; translation: MLKGVWLLSLLTVAGISQTESRKPAKDICSKSRCPCEEKENVLNINCENKGFTTVSLLLPPPSKIYQLFLNGNALTRLFPNEFVNYSNAVTLHLGNNDMQEIRTGAFSGLRTLKRLHLNNNKLEVLKEDTFLGLESLEYLQADYNYISAIEAGAFSKLNKLKVLILNDNLLLSLPSNVFRFVLLTHLDLRGNRLKMMPFAGVLEHIGGIMEIQLEENPWNCTCDLLPLKAWLDTITVFVGEIVCETPFRLHGKDVTQLTRQDLCPRKSSSDSNQREKHPVLSDPHISRLSPTANSAINPTRAPKASRPPKTRNRPTPRVTVSKDRQIFGPIMVYQTKSPVPITCPAGCICTSQSSDNGLNVNCQEKKISNISDLHPRPTSPKKLYLTSNYLQVIYRTDLVEYSSLDLLHLGNNRIAVIQEGAFKNLTSLRRLYLNGNYLEILYPSMFDGLHSLQYLYLEYNVIKEILPRTFDTLSNLHLLFLNNNLLRSLPDNVFGGTSLTRLNLRNNHFSHLPVRGVLDQLSALIQIDLQENPWDCTCDILGLRNWIEQVTNQNNQQSNPPVVINEVICESPTKHSGEHLKFLSKEAICPENPNLSDSSLLSMNTDTPHLLGVSPSSYPEIHTEVPLSVLILGLLVVFILSVCFGAGLFVFVLKRRKGVQSMPSSANNLDISSFQLQYGSYNTETHDKTEGHVYNYIPPPVGQMCQNPIYMQKEGDPVAYYRNLHEFSYSNLDHKKEDPTSLAFTISAAELLEKQSSPREPELLYQNIAERVKELPAGGLVHYNFCTLPKRQFAPSYESRRQNQDRINKTVLYGTPRKYFAEQSKPEHPLLQGKLQTEPDYLEVLEKQTAISQL